Genomic window (Opitutus sp. ER46):
GCCAGCTGCTGGATGGCTTTCTCTCGTCGCTGCAGCAGGCGGAAGAAAAGCGGAAGCGCCTGACAGCGCTGATGGCGCGCGAAGTCGCGCAGGATCCGAAGCTGCTACGTTTGCTGCGGCTGCTCGGAGTCAGGCACATCATCGCGTACGCCTTTGCGGCGGTCGTCGGGGACATCGGCCGCTTCCCCAATCCCAAAAAACTGGTGGCGTACCTCGGGCTGGCTCCGCGGGTGGAGACCAGCGGCAACCAACCCCGCGGCCCCGAGAGCTTGGTCCGGTTCGGCCGTGGAGATCTGCGCGCGCTCTTGGTCCAGGCCGCTCAGAACGCGCTGAGGCAAAAGCGCAGCCCTCTGCACACCTGGGGTTGGAAGCTCCAACTGCGCAAGAGCCACAAGAACGTCGCGGTGATCGCGATCGCTCGGAAGCTGGCCGTCAGCGCCTGGTACTGCATGCGCGACCTGCTGGTCGCCCCGGCGAAGCTGGAGTCCACCATCGAGGTGAAGCTGCGGAAGGTCGCCACCGCCATCGGGCTCAAGACCCTGCGTCAGTGGGGCTATCCCACCGCCAAAGCCTTCGTGGAAGAAAAGACAGGCTATCTGCTACAACGAACTTGAAACCACATGCCCGCCTTTCGCGGTTC
Coding sequences:
- a CDS encoding IS110 family transposase, with the protein product MKEALTSEGTSGRVIGLDLHPDVFSAAALAGRDAATARVEQQWDRWSTGLLEQWARTLRSGDLVVVEASGNTFDAAQRLGACGVMTVVLESQRAGQIRTAYCMNDRVDAVKLARVYLSGLALTVWQPDLQTRERREVLHCYRTAVADATRARNRLKSFLSDHGVRLPPGVRLTQASGERQVRAAQRWSERQSQLLDGFLSSLQQAEEKRKRLTALMAREVAQDPKLLRLLRLLGVRHIIAYAFAAVVGDIGRFPNPKKLVAYLGLAPRVETSGNQPRGPESLVRFGRGDLRALLVQAAQNALRQKRSPLHTWGWKLQLRKSHKNVAVIAIARKLAVSAWYCMRDLLVAPAKLESTIEVKLRKVATAIGLKTLRQWGYPTAKAFVEEKTGYLLQRT